The DNA window TCTTTCAGGCGGACCTGTTCCAGCGTCGTTTCGCCGAGCCCGAACTCGGCGGAAACGGAATCTGCCCCAAGAAAGATTTTTTCGAAACGAAAGGCTTCGATGGTTCGTTCTGCAAGCGGGCCGAACACGCCTTCTGAATTGGCCCGGTAGCGGCCCCCTAGCAGGAAAAGTTCGATCGAGGCGATATCCGCCAGAATGGCGGCGACCCGGTGTGATTGCGTGACGACAACGAGACCGTTCAGACTATCCTGCATGAGAGCTAGCTTTTCCGCGAGCGCGCCGACGGTCGTGCCGGCATCCAGAAAGATCGTGGAAGCTCCGTCAAGTGCATCGAATGCCGCTTCGGCGATCCTGCGTTTTGCGGCGGCGGCGACCCGCATGCGGAAATCGAAGGTCGGCTCGGCTCGTTGCAGCAGCGTCGCGCCTCCGTAGGTGCGGGCAATCACACCCTCTTCGGCGAGTGCTGCCAGATCGCGCCTCACCGTCGCGACCGAAACGTTAAGCGCAGCGCTCAAGGCCTGGACAGTGGGCGCTCCTATTTGCAGCAGCCGAAGCAGCGCGTCCTTTCTCTGGTTGAAACCGCTCATCACGACCCCTCGAAACCATTCGATCCAAGCCGGCCACACGAAAGAATTCGGCGACCCATCAAACTCACCGACAGGCCAATAACATGGTCAGGCGGCCTTCCCGGATAGAATCGCGGCTTGACGCAGCGCATAGATCAGGCTGCGCTCATCGGCCTTGCCCTGGCCGGCAATATCGAAGGCGGTTCCGTGATCCACCGACGTGCGAATGATCGGCAGACCGACGGTCACGTTGACGCCCTCCTCGATGCCGAGGACCTTTACGGGTCCGTGCCCCTGATCGTGGTACATGGCAACGACGAGGTCGAAATCGCCCCGCACGGCGCGGAAGAAGAGAGTGTCAGCGGCGAGCGGCCCGGACACGTCATAGCCTTTCCCGACTGCCTCGGCGATGGCCGGCGCGATCTTGATCGCTTCCTCGTCATGCCCGAAAAGCCCGCTTTCGCCGGCATGCGGGTTGATGGCGCAGACGCCGATGCGCGGCTCGCGGCCCATCATGCCGATGAGTGCCGCGCGGCCGCGTTCGATCGTGCGAAAAACCAGTCCCGGCTCGATCTTCGCAATAGCGTCGATGAGACCGACATGGGTCGTGACATGGACGACGCGAAGCTTCGGCGAGGCCAGCATCATCGAGACTTCCTTGGTGTTTGTCAGATGCGCGATGAGTTCGGTGTGCCCGGGATAGCGATGTCCTGCAAGATGCAGCGCTTCCTTGCTTATCGGCGCCGTGCAAATGGCATCGATCTGCTTGGATTGCGCGAGCCTGACGGCCGAGACGATGAACCGATAAGCGGCTTCGCCGCCGTCGCGGCTGACAATGCCAAAGGGCAGATCGGATAGGGGATTGCCGATTTGCACGACGTCTACCCCGATCTCCTCGTTTGCATCGCCGATCGCGGTGATTGGCCGGATCGGCGCCGTCGTTCCTACGATGGCAGTGGCCTTCCGCATCCGGTCCAAATCACCCACGACCACGGGGCGGCAAAATTCTCGAACTGTCGGCAATGCCAGCGCCTTGGCGATGATCTCCGGTCCGATGCCTGAGGGATCGCCCATGGTGATTGCTATGATCGGTTTCGCCATTCGTCCGTCCTTGGAGATATCTGCGATCAAGAGACATGCTGTTGAGCATCATGAAATCGTATCCTCATGATCTTTTCAATCAAATATTCACAGAATGATTGATTCGATCATCGGACGCTTGGGCGCGTTCTCCGCTGGCAATCTGCTTGAACCGTTCACTTCCGAGGCTGTTCTACGTTTCTTCGTCGAACTATGCGTGCTGACGCGTGGCCGTTCCTTCGCCAATTCGCGTGCCAATTTCCAATTCAAAGATGTAGCCCCGCTTGGACCAGGAGCGACGAAGCGAACCTCGGTGTATTTGGGCAATGCGCTCCACAATCTTCAGGCCTATGCCGAGGCTGTCGGGGCGTTGGCCAACATAGGTATTTCGCCGATGGCCCTCCGGATATCGATCCTCGACCTGGATCGTGCGGCTGCCTACCCGCACAACGATATTGGTGCGGTCGGGTGTGTGGCGCACGGCGTTTTCGATGAGATTGCGCAGAGCATCTTTCAGGAGAGCCGCAACACCCTGAACCACGGCCGTGTCGGTCTGAACAGAAAGCTCGAGCGAGCGATTGTTTTCATAGACCCATGGCGCAAGCTGCTCGACGACACTTGAAGACAGTTCGACGAGATCGACCTTTTCGAACATCGCATGATCGAACGTGTCGAGCCGAGCGAGCATCGTCAGCTGTCCGACGAAACGCACGAGATCGTCGAGATCGGCCTCTGCCTTTCTCGCCCGCGGATGATCGATGCGGCCAAGTTCCAGCTTGATCGCTGCAAGCGGCGTGCGGACTTCGTGCGCGATCCCGGATGTCAGAACCTTCTGGGACTTCATAAGTTCGCCGACACGTTCGAAGGCGCGGTTCACGGCAATCGCGAGGTGGGCAATCTCGCGCGGCATATCCTGAAACTGCAGGTGCGAGCGCGAATTCATCGGGTCGATCTGATCCGCCGCATCGGCCGCCGCCCGCACGGGTTTGAGCGCCTGGCGCACGGAGAGCAAGGTCGCGCCAAGAACGAGCACCAGGAGAATGCTCATCGGGACGATCATGTGCTCGATGATTTCGTTCCAAAGGACATCCGAGACGACATCCTGCGGATCGCCCGTCGTGGCCACGTCGACGACGAAGCGTTGCTTTCCGACGAGGAATGCGCGGCCGCCGACCAGCGTGAGCGGCCGGCCCGGCGTCAGCGATCTCAGCCAGAAATCCGGCGGATTGTCCTCCCGGGAAAGAAACCGACTTTCACATGCGTCGTCGCAGGATTCAAAAACCAGGCTGCCGTTAGCATCCCGAATTTGCGCTACATAGCCGGTTTGGGCATGCTGGTAGCGTTGGCGCACATTTTCGGGAAGCTCATAGCTGACACCCCCATTTGTCACGGCGATGCCGCCTGCGAGCCTCTGGGTTTCCTGTTCGACAAAAAGCCGCGAGAGCTCACCAACATTCCAATAGTAGTCGGAGACGACGACGGCGAGCTGCAGGACCATTGCCAGCAAGGCAAAGAACGCGATCCGTCGTGTCAGAATGGTGCCGAGCGTTGGACGTGACCGGCTCAATCGCGTACCTCGCGCATCATGTATCCGACACCTCTGATGGTTTCGATCACGGCTCCGGTCGGATGTCCTTCCAGCTTCTTGCGCAATCGGGAAATGGCCAGTTCGATGGCATTGCTGCTTTTCTCGTCGCCGAATTCGGAAAGAGCATGCTCGATCTTTGGCTTGGGCACCACCGTGCCGCCGTTGCGCAGCAATAGTTCGAGCAGCCCCTTCTCGGACGGAGTAAGTGCAATCTCACTGCCGGCACAGGTTAGGCGCCGCTGCGCCACCTCATATTGAATGGCTGCGAACTCCAGCGTCGGCATGGTCGTCACCGGCGCCCGCCGCATCAGGGCGCGAATACGCGCAATCAACTCGCCGTTGTGAAATGGCTTGGCGAGATAGTCGTCCGCACCCGCATCTAAGCCAATGATGCGTTCATCGATAGCTCCGCGTGCTGTCAGCACGAGAACAGGTATTTGAACCTTTGCGGCCCGGAGTGATTTCAACATGTCGATGCCGTCCTCGTCAGGCAGACCGAGGTCGAGAAGGAGAAGATCGTAATCCGCGCTTTCGAGTGTCAGCCGCCCCTCCTGCGCTGTTGCGAAGGCATCGATTTTCCATCCGGCGTCTCGGATGGTCTCGCAAAGCAGCTCGCGAAGCCGGGCGCTGTCCTCGATGAGCAGTATCCTCATGCCTTCTTTCGACCCGTGACCATCGACCAGACGAGATTTTCCCTGTGTCTCCAGCTTTCGATGACGGCAGCACCGGCATGGGCAAAAGCGAGCACCATAATGCCGTTGGCAGTGATACCGTGCAATTCCTCCAGCCATTTGTCGCCCCAGAAGGCATCGAGCGTTGTCATCCAGCCGGTCAGTGCCGTTGTCGCGAGAAGCGCCATCAGGCAAAGCATCATGACCGATGCCAGGGGATTGTGTCCAATGTACCGCTTCTCGTTGCCATCCAGAATACCCACGATCTGGCTCACGATCTTACCGGGTGTCGGCAGGAAATCACTGAAACGCGCATGTTTCGT is part of the Rhizobium jaguaris genome and encodes:
- a CDS encoding DeoR/GlpR family DNA-binding transcription regulator gives rise to the protein MSGFNQRKDALLRLLQIGAPTVQALSAALNVSVATVRRDLAALAEEGVIARTYGGATLLQRAEPTFDFRMRVAAAAKRRIAEAAFDALDGASTIFLDAGTTVGALAEKLALMQDSLNGLVVVTQSHRVAAILADIASIELFLLGGRYRANSEGVFGPLAERTIEAFRFEKIFLGADSVSAEFGLGETTLEQVRLKEIAMQRTQATIVLADATKFQDQALPFWARLPEGAKLFTDEASEQMRQRYRDAGFAICTAQ
- the pdxA gene encoding 4-hydroxythreonine-4-phosphate dehydrogenase PdxA: MAKPIIAITMGDPSGIGPEIIAKALALPTVREFCRPVVVGDLDRMRKATAIVGTTAPIRPITAIGDANEEIGVDVVQIGNPLSDLPFGIVSRDGGEAAYRFIVSAVRLAQSKQIDAICTAPISKEALHLAGHRYPGHTELIAHLTNTKEVSMMLASPKLRVVHVTTHVGLIDAIAKIEPGLVFRTIERGRAALIGMMGREPRIGVCAINPHAGESGLFGHDEEAIKIAPAIAEAVGKGYDVSGPLAADTLFFRAVRGDFDLVVAMYHDQGHGPVKVLGIEEGVNVTVGLPIIRTSVDHGTAFDIAGQGKADERSLIYALRQAAILSGKAA
- a CDS encoding sensor histidine kinase, coding for MSRSRPTLGTILTRRIAFFALLAMVLQLAVVVSDYYWNVGELSRLFVEQETQRLAGGIAVTNGGVSYELPENVRQRYQHAQTGYVAQIRDANGSLVFESCDDACESRFLSREDNPPDFWLRSLTPGRPLTLVGGRAFLVGKQRFVVDVATTGDPQDVVSDVLWNEIIEHMIVPMSILLVLVLGATLLSVRQALKPVRAAADAADQIDPMNSRSHLQFQDMPREIAHLAIAVNRAFERVGELMKSQKVLTSGIAHEVRTPLAAIKLELGRIDHPRARKAEADLDDLVRFVGQLTMLARLDTFDHAMFEKVDLVELSSSVVEQLAPWVYENNRSLELSVQTDTAVVQGVAALLKDALRNLIENAVRHTPDRTNIVVRVGSRTIQVEDRYPEGHRRNTYVGQRPDSLGIGLKIVERIAQIHRGSLRRSWSKRGYIFELEIGTRIGEGTATRQHA
- a CDS encoding response regulator transcription factor, producing MRILLIEDSARLRELLCETIRDAGWKIDAFATAQEGRLTLESADYDLLLLDLGLPDEDGIDMLKSLRAAKVQIPVLVLTARGAIDERIIGLDAGADDYLAKPFHNGELIARIRALMRRAPVTTMPTLEFAAIQYEVAQRRLTCAGSEIALTPSEKGLLELLLRNGGTVVPKPKIEHALSEFGDEKSSNAIELAISRLRKKLEGHPTGAVIETIRGVGYMMREVRD
- a CDS encoding cytochrome b/b6 domain-containing protein, coding for MTAISSKKEGAQPSTAALSVIKVWDPVVRLFHWTVVTACVLNLFILDEGKYWHRVTGYTVAAAIAVRVIWGFVGTKHARFSDFLPTPGKIVSQIVGILDGNEKRYIGHNPLASVMMLCLMALLATTALTGWMTTLDAFWGDKWLEELHGITANGIMVLAFAHAGAAVIESWRHRENLVWSMVTGRKKA